The segment TGGAAGAAACGTATCAAGCAGTCATTCGTTAATGATAAAAGGAGGACTTTGGTCTTCCTTTTTTATTGAGAAAGGAGGAAGAATATGGGCAGTATTCTTTTGATGGTCATCGTTGTATTTATTGCGGCCATTGTCCAAAGTACGAGTGGCTTTGGTTTTGGTATTGTTTGTACAGCGATTTTACCTATGGTTATGCCTTATAAACAGGCTGTACCATTGATTTTACTTACTTGTATGTTTTTACAAGTTGTCGTGATGGTACGACTTTGGAAACATATTTCGTGGAAATTATTAATTTTACCAGCGATTGGTTCAATCATTTGTAGCAGTATTAGTGTGAATTTCATGTTAGGCCTAAGTGACCGCACGTTACACTTAATTTTAGGAATTTTCCTTTGGGTGCTTGCGTTATACATGATTTTCCTTGCACCAAAAGTAAAATTAAAAGGGGATAATCCTTGGATTGGACTTGTTGCAGGTTCGCTTAGTGGATTTATGAGTGGAATGTTTACGATTGGTGGACCACCAATGGTTGCTTATTTTGATGCGATTGTGGATGATTCATTAACTTATCAATCTACATTACAAGTGTATTTCTTTTTAACTTGTAGCAGTACGCTCGTGAATAATATTTTACATGGAAACTTTACTAGTTCCCTTGTTTTACCTGCTTGTTTCACGATTGTTTCTTGCTTAGTGGGAACTCTTGTAGGAATGAAGATTTTACATAAAATTTCTATGTCTATGGTCCGCCGCTTAGCCTATTTAATGATGATGGTCGCAGGTACTTATAATTTAATCCAATTATTCTTTTAATTTAGACGTCACTCTTTGCGAGTGGCGTTTTTTTCTTTTAAATGATTTATATTTTCGTTATGATAAGTAAGAAGAATACATAGGAGAACAAGAATGAAACCAAAGTTACGTTTTAAAGAATTTACCGACGACTGGGAAGAGAAGAAATTAGGGGAGATTGCAGAAAATTTTATTGGTGGTGGAACACCTAATACAAAAGTACCAGAATATTGGAATGGAGATATTGCTTGGATTCAAAGTTCTGATATTGATAAAAACAGTGGAAAAGTAAATGTTGAGAAGCATATATCTGATAAGGCATTAAAAAATAGTGCAGCTAAATT is part of the Catellicoccus marimammalium M35/04/3 genome and harbors:
- a CDS encoding sulfite exporter TauE/SafE family protein, which codes for MGSILLMVIVVFIAAIVQSTSGFGFGIVCTAILPMVMPYKQAVPLILLTCMFLQVVVMVRLWKHISWKLLILPAIGSIICSSISVNFMLGLSDRTLHLILGIFLWVLALYMIFLAPKVKLKGDNPWIGLVAGSLSGFMSGMFTIGGPPMVAYFDAIVDDSLTYQSTLQVYFFLTCSSTLVNNILHGNFTSSLVLPACFTIVSCLVGTLVGMKILHKISMSMVRRLAYLMMMVAGTYNLIQLFF